A portion of the Sabethes cyaneus chromosome 3, idSabCyanKW18_F2, whole genome shotgun sequence genome contains these proteins:
- the LOC128739820 gene encoding uncharacterized protein LOC128739820, with translation MPGSRSKSSANDKQSNSERKQVVEVVTVGDMLEPSASGSNQGCSCQVCDNPDTMDMVQCDECDKWSHFMCAGVTEEVENQSWVCHKCQSAKATQQQHSTSGHRIGVVSLEVSAIEERMQGTKAPSVDRNAKHQQRTGVPKVIVVSASDDARSVKSQQVPQKPASSKASSQTRLKLQLMKLEEERAFEEAQAKKHRDYLKEKYELLEQMSKRSCSGHSKASSRVRRWVEDVNDLGPDGKVTECATEPFIPKGNSTVNGGTPSNLLNPVDGRRNTHGVRDNQVVRDFGTVKHSTAYAGERQPRIGPQHPGNPNSTPLYGARSFYEVVSNSPGIGSSCIPEPGLQATRDHLQLGQPVARQSNVSYLRGNGNHPSYNLQQSWHNNTPPSQIQLASRQAVSKDLPPFSGNPEDWPIFVSTFESTTAMCGYSNEENIIRLQKCLRGTAYEAVKSCLMHPTNVANVMNTLRVLYGQPEAIVNSLIVKINAIPVIKEDKLEMLVDLAVKVQNFCATVDACGLEDYMYNVSFLHQLVTKLPPTLKLEWARYRLTLPRVNLATFGEWLFSLAEAASVLTIPSIPLQNDPPKTVTNPSRKTSTFLYTHSESSANENTSKKPSTYSCPVCCEGCMSASNCPRFLQLSRDSKWAAVREFGLCRRCLCRHEGKCNAKPCGKDGCTFYHHELLHNDNRSLNYIPSKPSTSAPPANLAGTSTAHGCNTHQSAANAVLFRYLPVILYGNGECTRTYAFLDEGSAITLMDQDLADQLNLEGPVSPLRLRWTAGTERNEESSCVVDLKITGTQNHAKQFELKGVRTVKRLILPFQSLDMNEIAQQYPHCRNLPIESYSDVRPKILIGLKHAPVSLVLKSKEGSLDQPIAVKTRLGWTICGGCSADTASNFVHYTFHVSDCGHQSDEGVHQMVKEYFSIDSLGIMKMSKDLLSTEDQRAGSLLQSLTKFNGTRYETGLLWRYDGVRLPDNKEMALRRYHNLEKRLQKDSELARTLQQKMLEYQAKGYVRKLTDEELSRNYPRVWYLPVFPVFNHNKPGKIRIVWDGAAKVFGVSLNSTLLTGPDQLCSLFAILLQFREYRVGVTGDIKEMFHQVLMREEDQQCHRFFWKDDAGEIKVYVMNVMSFGASCSPACAQYVKNVNAERFIGEFPEAVDIIKKRHYVDDAMFSTETPEHAIRLAQEVRQLHSAGGFEIRNWTSNSRRVLTVLNETSTAEKSMDLSVGPMATEKVLGMWWCTTSDEFVYKIGWNRYNPDLLTGRCRPTKRQMLQVLMTIFDPLGLISHFLMFLKVLLQEVWRAGVQWDEEIPDTLYEKWLKWLKVLPDIEDVRIPRCLRSPAIPSNSDVQLHLFVDASENGIAAALFLRFEYHDAICCSLVAAKTRVAPLRFHSIPRLELQAALIGARLVRTVTQSLLTPIHRKFYWTDSRDVLSWINSDHRRFNTFVAFRVSEILDVTEAADWRWVPSKLNVADDGTKWETQPDTTPKSRWFRGPDFLYHSEAEWPQVPSKSAHTVNELRPSFVAHHLAPDSVITISNFSNWKRLTNVTAYVHRFIANCHRKRLKKHAVGGPLSREELYEAEGSLFRLAQREGYPDEIVRLTKNRNDADRIIPKNSQLYKLSPWLDDRGVMRMRSRISACDYVTEEKKRPVILPVHPVTTLLITHYHEKFNHQNHDTVVNELRQRYVIPRIRVQYATVRKHCQRCKNESTVPQPPIMADLPAERLAAYTQPFTHVGVDYFGPMEVVIGRRTEKRWGMIVICLTVRAIHIELVSSLSTNSCIIALRSFIIRRGTPRTIRSDRGTNFIGASRELQKLQDAVDYDQISSNFVTAETSWHFNPPLAPHMGGSWERLIRSVKKNLMAICPLTKPSEEVLRSMLTEVEATLNSRPLTHVPIDEDSSPALTPNDFLVGSSDGSKPFTSLDDSGALLKQNWRTSQALANQFWRRWLSDYLPDITKRTKWFVDTKPIALDDVVVIVDSNLPRNCWPKGKVIATHPSKDGRIRSATVRTASGVYDRPVTKLAVLDVRRGREQGEQAFGLPGGSVGHP, from the coding sequence ATGCCCGGTTCACGAAGTAAATCGTCCGCGAACGACAAACAGTCAAACAGTGAGAGGAAACAAGTGGTTGAGGTGGTCACAGTGGGTGATATGTTGGAGCCGTCTGCTAGTGGAAGCAATCAAGGGTGTTCGTGTCAGGTTTGCGATAACCCTGACACCATGGACATGGTCCAGTGCGACGAATGCGACAAGTGGAGCCATTTCATGTGTGCGGGTGTCACTGAAGAGGTCGAAAACCAGAGCTGGGTTTGCCACAAATGCCAATCTGCCAAGGCAACTCAGCAACAACATTCGACATCGGGTCATCGCATAGGAGTGGTCAGCCTAGAAGTCAGTGCCATTGAAGAACGGATGCAAGGCACTAAGGCGCCATCTGTGGATCGGAATGCAAAGCACCAGCAACGTACCGGTGTACCAAAGGTGATAGTGGTCTCCGCCAGTGATGACGCGCGCTCTGTGAAGTCGCAGCAAGTACCTCAGAAGCCAGCATCTTCCAAAGCGTCATCTCAGACACGACTGAAGCTGCAATTAATGAAGCTGGAGGAGGAACGGGCCTTCGAAGAGGCACAAGCCAAAAAACACCGCGATTACCTGAAGGAGAAGTATGAGTTGCTGGAGCAAATGTCGAAACGTTCCTGCTCGGGCCACAGCAAAGCTAGTAGCCGAGTTCGGAGATGGGTTGAGGATGTTAACGATCTCGGGCCTGACGGGAAGGTGACTGAATGTGCAACCGAACCATTTATCCCTAAAGGGAATTCTACTGTCAACGGTGGAACACCCTCTAACCTGCTCAATCCTGTCGATGGACGTCGCAACACGCATGGTGTACGTGATAATCAGGTGGTCCGTGATTTCGGTACAGTTAAGCATTCCACTGCGTATGCAGGCGAACGACAGCCTCGTATCGGCCCCCAACACCCCGGGAATCCAAACAGTACCCCATTGTATGGGGCTAGAAGCTTTTACGAAGTTGTATCAAATTCCCCTGGAATCGGATCTTCTTGCATACCTGAACCAGGACTTCAAGCAACGCGCGATCACCTCCAGCTGGGACAGCCAGTCGCTCGCCAAAGCAACGTGTCATATCTACGTGGTAACGGCAATCACCCATCGTATAATCTACAACAGAGCTGGCACAACAATACTCCTCCTTCGCAAATCCAACTCGCCTCTAGGCAGGCTGTTTCTAAAGATCTCCCGCCGTTCTCTGGAAACCCTGAAGATTGGCCGATCTTCGTCTCCACGTTCGAGAGTACCACAGCAATGTGTGGTTACTCTAATGAAGAAAACATAATCCGCCTGCAAAAGTGCCTCAGGGGAACGGCATACGAGGCTGTTAAGAGCTGCCTGATGCATCCGACGAATGTAGCCAATGTAATGAACACGTTGAGGGTGCTATATGGTCAGCCTGAAGCGATAGTTAACTCGCTGattgtaaaaataaatgctATTCCGGTGATCAAAGAAGACAAGTTGGAGATGCTAGTTGATCTCGCGGTTAAAGTGCAGAACTTCTGCGCAACGGTCGATGCATGCGGTTTAGAGGACTATATGTACAACGTCTCCTTTCTCCACCAATTGGTAACCAAGCTACCGCCAACTCTGAAGCTAGAATGGGCTCGATACCGCCTAACGCTTCCGAGGGTAAACCTAGCAACCTTTGGGGAATGGCTGTTCTCACTTGCAGAAGCAGCCAGCGTCTTAACGATACCGTCTATACCACTGCAAAACGACCCACCAAAAACCGTGACCAACCCGTCAAGGAAGACTAGTACTTTCCTGTATACTCACTCCGAGTCAAGTGCTAACGAAAATACATCGAAGAAGCCTAGTACCTACAGTTGCCCGGTGTGCTGCGAAGGGTGTATGTCGGCGTCGAACTGTCCACGCTTTCTTCAGCTCTCTCGAGATTCTAAGTGGGCTGCCGTGAGAGAATTTGGATTGTGTCGTCGCTGTCTCTGCCGCCACGAAGGGAAATGCAACGCAAAGCCATGTGGGAAAGACGGTTGCACCTTCTATCATCACGAGCTGCTTCACAACGACAATAGGTCGCTAAACTACATACCGAGCAAGCCGTCAACTTCTGCCCCACCCGCCAACCTAGCAGGAACTAGTACAGCACACGGATGCAACACACACCAGTCTGCGGCTAATGCCGTACTATTTCGTTATCTTCCTGTTATTCTGTATGGAAACGGTGAATGTACCCGAACGTACGCCTTTCTCGATGAGGGCTCCGCTATAACTCTGATGGATCAAGATCTAGCTGACCAATTAAACCTAGAGGGTCCTGTCAGCCCGCTTCGCCTTCGATGGACAGCAGGTACCGAACGTAACGAGGAGAGCTCGTGTGTGGTGGACCTGAAAATCACTGGAACTCAGAATCATGCCAAGCAGTTTGAACTCAAGGGAGTCCGGACCGTGAAACGGCTTATATTGCCATTCCAATCCCTCGACATGAACGAGATTGCCCAACAGTATCCGCACTGTCGGAACTTGCCCATCGAATCGTATTCTGATGTTCGCCCGAAGATCCTTATCGGCCTAAAACATGCTCCAGTCAgcctcgtacttaaaagtaagGAAGGAAGCTTGGATCAACCTATTGCCGTCAAAACTAGACTTGGGTGGACAATCTGTGGTGGATGTAGCGCCGATACTGCCTCAAACTTCGTCCACTATACGTTTCACGTCAGTGATTGCGGTCATCAATCTGATGAAGGCGTACATCAAATGGTCAAGGAGTATTTCTCGATAGATAGTCTGGGCATTATGAAAATGAGTAAAGATTTGCTGTCAACAGAAGATCAACGAGCCGGCTCACTTCTTCAATCGCTTACCAAATTCAATGGTACTCGGTACGAAACCGGGCTTTTATGGCGATACGATGGTGTCCGTTTGCCAGACAATAAGGAAATGGCACTACGTCGTTACCACAACCTCGAAAAGCGGTTGCAGAAAGACTCGGAACTAGCCCGTACTCTGCAGCAGAAGATGTTGGAGTACCAAGCCAAAGGATACGTGCGTAAACTTACCGATGAAGAGCTGAGCAGGAACTATCCAAGAGTGTGGTATTTGCCCGTCTTTCCGGTTTTTAACCACAATAAGCCTGGGAAAATTAGAATCGTATGGGACGGTGCTGCAAAAGTCTTCGGTGTTTCTCTAAACTCAACTCTGTTAACAGGCCCCGACCAGCTGTGCTCCTTGTTTGCGATACTGCTGCAATTCCGTGAATATCGTGTGGGCGTAACAGGGGATATAAAGGAGATGTTCCACCAGGTTCTTATGCGAGAGGAAGATCAACAATGTCATCGGTTCTTTTGGAAGGACGATGCTGGCGAGATCAAGGTGTACGTAATGAACGTAATGTCGTTCGGAGCTAGTTGCTCCCCAGCTTGCGCTCAGTACGTAAAAAATGTAAACGCGGAACGCTTTATAGGAGAGTTTCCAGAGGCAGTCGACATCATAAAGAAACGCCATTACGTGGACGACGCGATGTTCAGTACCGAGACGCCTGAGCATGCTATTCGTCTGGCACAAGAAGTTCGACAATTGCATTCTGCGGGTGGATTTGAAATTCGTAACTGGACGAGCAACTCGCGACGAGTGTTGACTGTCTTAAATGAGACCAGTACTGCAGAGAAGAGTATGGATTTATCAGTGGGACCAATGGCTACGGAGAAAGTGCTCGGCATGTGGTGGTGCACAACATCCGACGAGTTCGTGTACAAAATAGGATGGAATCGCTACAATCCTGATCTGCTTACCGGACGTTGTCGGCCGACAAAACGACAGATGCTGCAGGTTCTCATGACCATCTTCGATCCTCTAGGTTTGATCTCGCACTTTCTTATGTTTCTCAAAGTTCTTCTCCAAGAAGTGTGGCGAGCCGGCGTTCAATGGGATGAGGAGATCCCCGACACTCTGTACGAAAAATGGCTAAAATGGTTGAAAGTGTTACCTGATATAGAAGACGTCAGAATTCCACGGTGTCTTCGGTCGCCAGCGATTCCTAGCAATTCTGATGTACAATTGCATCTATTTGTAGATGCCAGTGAGAATGGTATAGCTGCAGCTCTGTTCCTCCGCTTTGAATACCATGATGCTATCTGCTGCTCTTTAGTTGCGGCCAAAACAAGGGTGGCACCCTTAAGATTCCACTCCATCCCGAGGCTGGAGTTACAAGCAGCTCTCATAGGTGCTAGGTTGGTACGAACGGTTACGCAATCCCTCTTAACCCCAATACACCGCAAATTTTATTGGACCGACTCACGCGACGTACTAAGCTGGATAAATTCAGATCACCGACGATTCAACACATTCGTTGCCTTTCGGGTTAGCGAAATACTCGACGTTACAGAAGCAGCAGATTGGCGCTGGGTACCGTCAAAACTGAATGTAGCAGACGATGGCACCAAGTGGGAAACGCAGCCCGACACTACCCCGAAATCCAGATGGTTCCGAGGTCCCGACTTCCTCTACCACAGTGAAGCGGAATGGCCCCAGGTTCCCTCAAAGTCCGCACATACAGTCAACGAGTTGCGGCCCTCCTTTGTGGCTCATCACCTCGCTCCCGATTCCGTCATCACCATCTCGAATTTCTCAAACTGGAAACGGCTAACCAACGTAACCGCTTACGTGCACCGTTTCATCGCAAATTGCCATCGCAAGAGATTGAAAAAGCATGCCGTAGGCGGCCCATTATCCAGAGAGGAACTGTACGAGGCCGAAGGTTCTCTGTTCCGCCTAGCTCAACGAGAAGGCTACCCCGACGAGATAGTCCGACTTACCAAAAACCGAAACGATGCGGATAGAATCATCCCCAAAAATAGCCAACTGTACAAGCTATCACCCTGGCTGGATGACCGCGGAGTAATGCGGATGCGTAGTAGAATATCTGCCTGCGACTACGTTaccgaagaaaaaaaacgaccGGTAATCCTTCCCGTACACCCTGTGACCACCCTGTTGATTACCCACTACCACGAAAAGTTCAATCATCAAAACCATGACACTGTCGTGAACGAACTACGTCAACGATACGTCATTCCTCGCATTCGCGTCCAGTACGCAACCGTCAGAAAACACTGCCAAAGGTGCAAAAACGAATCCACGGTCCCACAACCTCCAATTATGGCCGACCTTCCCGCAGAACGGCTAGCAGCTTACACACAGCCCTTCACACACGTGGGCGTAGACTACTTCGGGCCCATGGAGGTCGTAATAGGCCGCAGAACGGAGAAGAGGTGGGGAATGATCGTTATCTGTCTCACGGTGCGAGCGATTCACATAGAATTGGTCAGCTCGCTAAGCACCAACTCGTGCATAATTGCACTCCGAAGCTTTATCATTCGTCGCGGTACTCCAAGAACGATTAGAAGCGACCGGGGGACCAATTTCATTGGCGCTAGTCGAGAACTCCAAAAGCTTCAGGACGCAGTTGACTACGACCAAATTAGCAGCAACTTCGTAACCGCTGAGACGAGTTGGCACTTCAACCCGCCTCTGGCTCCCCATATGGGCGGTAGCTGGGAGCGGCTGATTCGAAGTGTGAAGAAAAACTTAATGGCCATCTGTCCTCTGACAAAACCATCCGAAGAGGTATTGAGAAGCATGCTCACGGAGGTGGAAGCTACACTTAATTCCCGACCGCTCACCCATGTGCCCATCGATGAGGATTCGTCACCAGCACTCACACCGAATGACTTTCTAGTGGGGTCATCCGATGGTTCGAAACCCTTTACTTCTTTGGATGACAGCGGAGCCCTCCTGAAGCAAAACTGGCGTACATCCCAAGCGCTGGCCAACCAGTTCTGGAGGCGCTGGTTATCCGACTACCTTCCCGACATCACAAAACGGACGAAATGGTTCGTCGATACGAAGCCGATTGCGCTAGACGACGTAGTGGTCATCGTAGACTCCAACCTACCCAGGAACTGTTGGCCGAAAGGTAAGGTCATCGCAACTCATCCCAGCAAGGACGGTCGAATCCGATCAGCGACAGTTAGAACTGCGAGTGGCGTATACGATCGCCCTGTAACAAAACTGGCGGTTCTGGACGTTCGACGCGGAAGAGAGCAAGGCGAACAGGCGTTCGGCTTACCCGGGGGGAGTGTTGGCCATCCCTAG